The following coding sequences are from one Candidatus Binataceae bacterium window:
- a CDS encoding cobalamin-independent methionine synthase II family protein, whose product MLRSERRILTTHAGSLPRAASLKDLFVRRSRGEKIDVAELEREVEQSTRRVVAKQLAAGIDIGNNGEQPRESFFTYVHDRMSGFGGRSERPFMRDLVQYPSYLEKMRIGDRQMVDLMHAPMAVGEVHYEDREPLKRECADFKRVLAEQGRSFAEPFMTAPSPGIIAVAMQNRHYDSLEKYVFALADALRVEYRHILDNGFVLQIDAPDLAMERHTSYADRPLTEFIDFVDMTIAAINQGIEGLAADRVRLHVCWGNYEAPHHLDVPLEEILPHLYEAKAGALVLEAANPRHQHEYRCFRANPLPDHMLLITGVIDTKTNYVEHPEVIAERLQRAAYAVGDPQRVIAGTDCGFETTTGLGEVAEEVVWEKLKAMRAGADLASKVLFGG is encoded by the coding sequence ATGCTGCGAAGTGAAAGGCGCATCCTGACTACGCACGCCGGCAGTCTGCCACGCGCCGCCAGCCTCAAGGATTTATTCGTGCGCAGAAGCCGCGGCGAGAAGATCGATGTCGCGGAACTGGAGCGTGAGGTCGAGCAATCGACCCGCCGCGTCGTGGCCAAGCAGCTCGCAGCCGGCATCGATATCGGCAACAACGGCGAACAGCCGCGCGAGAGCTTCTTCACTTACGTCCACGACCGGATGAGCGGGTTTGGCGGGCGCAGCGAGCGGCCGTTCATGCGCGACCTCGTGCAGTACCCCTCGTACCTGGAGAAAATGCGGATCGGCGATCGGCAGATGGTCGATCTGATGCACGCGCCAATGGCGGTGGGCGAGGTTCACTACGAGGATCGCGAGCCGCTTAAGCGGGAATGCGCTGACTTCAAACGCGTGCTGGCAGAGCAGGGACGGTCGTTCGCAGAGCCGTTCATGACTGCGCCATCGCCGGGGATCATCGCTGTCGCGATGCAAAATCGACACTACGACAGCCTCGAGAAATACGTGTTCGCGCTCGCCGATGCGCTGCGCGTCGAGTACCGGCACATCCTCGATAACGGTTTCGTGCTGCAGATCGATGCCCCCGACCTTGCAATGGAAAGGCACACTTCATATGCCGATCGTCCGCTGACAGAATTTATCGACTTCGTCGATATGACGATCGCGGCGATCAATCAGGGCATCGAAGGACTTGCGGCAGATCGCGTGCGGCTGCATGTGTGCTGGGGAAATTACGAAGCGCCGCATCATCTGGATGTGCCGCTTGAGGAGATACTGCCGCATCTGTATGAGGCGAAGGCGGGCGCGCTGGTGCTGGAGGCCGCCAATCCGCGCCATCAACACGAATATCGATGCTTCCGTGCCAATCCGCTGCCCGATCACATGCTGCTCATCACCGGGGTCATCGACACCAAGACGAACTATGTGGAGCATCCTGAAGTGATTGCTGAGCGGCTCCAGCGGGCGGCCTATGCGGTCGGCGATCCGCAGCGGGTGATCGCGGGGACGGATTGCGGGTTTGAGACCACGACCGGTCTCGGCGAGGTTGCGGAAGAGGTGGTGTGGGAGAAGTTAAAAGCCATGCGCGCGGGCGCGGACCTCGCAAGCAAAGTCCTCTTTGGCGGGTGA
- a CDS encoding DUF2092 domain-containing protein, with the protein MNLRQALLKVAWVVPIIVGVGWSAVALAQSSASAPPPALDQAADKILAKACQTLGAADAFSFHADVMFDQVLPGAVKVQYGGAMDYAVQRPGELAIVYRSDLGGKDLWYGNGSLTLFDPRYGMYATIAVPSTIDAMLDQVADKQGLTMPLSDLVYSNPCARPKKIAVYSGYLGVHPVEGVPCDHLALSSSKDDFQIWIDHTGKPLPRKIVINHRSEPGSPEYIAILSGWKFPKDIASSRFQPQLPKDAKQIAFTKAEEAKP; encoded by the coding sequence ATGAACCTTCGGCAGGCGTTGCTTAAAGTCGCATGGGTAGTGCCCATCATTGTGGGCGTAGGTTGGAGCGCCGTCGCGCTCGCTCAATCGAGTGCTTCCGCTCCCCCACCGGCGCTCGATCAGGCGGCGGACAAAATTCTGGCCAAGGCTTGCCAGACACTGGGCGCGGCGGACGCGTTCAGTTTTCACGCCGACGTCATGTTCGACCAGGTCCTTCCCGGTGCAGTAAAGGTTCAGTACGGGGGAGCGATGGACTACGCGGTTCAACGGCCGGGTGAATTGGCTATCGTGTACCGAAGCGATTTGGGCGGAAAGGATCTTTGGTACGGTAACGGCAGCCTTACGCTGTTCGACCCGAGGTACGGCATGTATGCGACTATTGCGGTGCCGTCGACGATCGACGCGATGCTCGACCAGGTTGCGGACAAGCAGGGGTTGACGATGCCGCTTTCGGACCTGGTGTATTCAAACCCATGCGCGCGGCCGAAGAAAATTGCCGTCTACAGCGGCTATCTGGGAGTCCATCCGGTCGAGGGCGTGCCGTGCGATCATCTTGCGCTTTCATCCAGCAAGGACGACTTCCAGATATGGATCGATCACACGGGGAAGCCGCTTCCGCGTAAGATCGTGATCAACCATCGCAGCGAACCGGGTTCGCCCGAATACATCGCGATTTTGTCGGGCTGGAAATTCCCGAAAGACATCGCATCAAGCCGCTTCCAGCCGCAGCTTCCCAAAGATGCCAAGCAAATAGCATTCACGAAGGCCGAGGAGGCAAAGCCATGA
- a CDS encoding glucose 1-dehydrogenase — MAGLLDGKVAIITGAASGIGRATSLVFAREGARVIAADVSEEAGSQTVRLIREQGGTAEFAACDVARAADADALVAAAVKFYGRLDCAFNNAGIAGSQCRTADYPEDEWDRIMAVNLKGVWLCMRAEIRQFMAQRSPGAIVNTASAAGLVASHSMPAYTAAKHGVVGLTKCAAIEYARAGIRVNDVCPGVVDTPLVEGMVAGKPKLAARLDEVEPIGRKARPAEIAEAVAWLCSDGASFVTGTSMSVDGGLTAA, encoded by the coding sequence ATGGCGGGTCTTCTCGACGGCAAGGTTGCGATTATCACCGGTGCGGCATCGGGAATCGGTCGCGCCACATCCCTCGTATTCGCACGCGAAGGCGCCCGGGTGATTGCCGCTGACGTATCTGAAGAAGCCGGCTCGCAAACCGTGCGCCTCATTCGCGAGCAAGGCGGCACTGCGGAGTTCGCCGCTTGCGATGTCGCCCGGGCCGCGGACGCCGATGCGCTGGTCGCGGCCGCGGTGAAATTTTACGGACGTCTCGATTGCGCCTTCAACAACGCCGGCATCGCCGGCAGCCAGTGCCGCACCGCCGATTACCCCGAAGACGAATGGGACCGCATCATGGCGGTCAATCTGAAAGGCGTATGGCTCTGCATGCGCGCGGAAATCCGCCAGTTCATGGCGCAACGTTCGCCCGGCGCGATCGTGAACACGGCCTCCGCCGCCGGCCTGGTCGCATCGCATTCCATGCCGGCATATACCGCGGCCAAACATGGCGTGGTCGGCCTGACCAAGTGCGCCGCCATCGAATACGCGCGCGCCGGCATCCGCGTCAACGATGTATGTCCGGGCGTGGTTGATACGCCGCTGGTCGAAGGGATGGTTGCCGGCAAGCCGAAACTCGCCGCGCGGCTCGACGAGGTGGAACCCATCGGGCGCAAGGCTCGTCCCGCCGAGATTGCCGAGGCGGTCGCGTGGCTCTGCTCCGACGGCGCGTCGTTCGTAACCGGCACTTCGATGTCGGTGGATGGCGGCCTCACGGCGGCCTAG
- a CDS encoding amidase — MAAFDPFIEAWELREMVRDGDLRPREVAEFFLGRIVRYNPTLGAYMTVSAERALADAQRIEADRASAASMPMYGIAYSLKDLTPTKDIITTSGSRNYATAQPTDDAAIAVKLREAGGILLGKTSTPEFGGRPTTEGGLCPTAHNPWNLDHNAGGSSGGAAAQVAAGLGPLAEGSDGGGSIRGPSSNCGVVGLKPSRGRLTYAPFRGEAWGGFATRGPIARTVRDAALMLDVLAGPVVGDPYWAPPPERPFVEAVRFVPRKLRLAVIPETTLGPVDADVAHAFDSACTALREMGHGVEIIDLDPGAMLLDCARSLICVGIAAIPITNMEWVDPVVREMFREGHKLTAAEYVNLVAVMHNTARTIVERLDPYDALLTPTMTKPAMRNGTFPSRPDRYLEELWTWIAFEYPFNATGQPAITVPAGVSSAGLPIGLQIVGRPHGEFELVSLAAAYETARPWKHRRPPLFGQ, encoded by the coding sequence ATGGCCGCTTTCGATCCATTCATCGAGGCGTGGGAACTGCGCGAGATGGTGCGCGACGGCGATCTACGCCCTCGTGAAGTCGCCGAGTTTTTCCTCGGCCGCATCGTGCGCTACAACCCGACCCTGGGCGCGTACATGACCGTTTCCGCAGAGCGCGCGCTGGCCGATGCGCAGCGCATCGAAGCTGACCGCGCGAGCGCGGCCTCGATGCCTATGTATGGCATCGCCTACTCGCTCAAGGATCTCACACCGACCAAGGACATCATCACCACCAGCGGCTCGCGTAACTACGCGACCGCACAACCGACGGACGATGCCGCAATCGCGGTCAAGCTGCGCGAAGCCGGCGGCATCCTGCTGGGCAAGACCAGCACGCCTGAATTCGGCGGGCGGCCGACCACCGAGGGCGGGCTGTGTCCCACCGCACACAATCCATGGAATCTCGACCATAATGCCGGCGGCTCCAGTGGCGGCGCTGCCGCACAGGTGGCCGCGGGGCTGGGACCGCTCGCGGAAGGCAGCGACGGGGGAGGATCGATTCGCGGGCCCTCCTCCAATTGCGGCGTGGTAGGCCTCAAACCTTCGCGCGGCCGCCTCACCTATGCGCCGTTTCGCGGAGAAGCGTGGGGCGGATTCGCCACCCGTGGACCGATCGCCCGAACCGTGCGCGATGCTGCGCTCATGCTCGATGTGCTGGCGGGCCCGGTGGTCGGCGATCCGTACTGGGCGCCGCCTCCCGAGCGCCCATTTGTCGAGGCGGTGCGATTCGTGCCCCGCAAACTCAGGTTGGCCGTAATCCCCGAAACCACGCTCGGTCCGGTCGACGCCGACGTCGCCCACGCGTTCGACTCCGCGTGCACGGCGCTGCGCGAGATGGGACACGGCGTGGAAATCATCGATCTGGATCCCGGTGCGATGCTGCTCGATTGCGCGCGCTCGCTCATCTGCGTGGGAATCGCGGCCATTCCCATCACCAACATGGAGTGGGTCGATCCGGTGGTTCGCGAGATGTTCCGCGAGGGCCACAAACTGACGGCCGCCGAATACGTCAACCTGGTCGCGGTGATGCACAACACCGCGCGAACCATCGTGGAGCGGCTCGACCCCTACGATGCGCTGCTGACCCCAACCATGACCAAGCCGGCGATGCGCAACGGCACCTTTCCGTCGCGACCGGATCGCTACCTGGAGGAGCTCTGGACCTGGATCGCATTCGAATACCCGTTCAACGCGACCGGCCAACCCGCAATCACGGTGCCGGCAGGAGTCTCGAGCGCCGGTCTTCCGATAGGACTACAGATCGTCGGCCGGCCGCATGGCGAGTTCGAGCTTGTTTCGCTTGCGGCCGCCTACGAAACGGCACGTCCCTGGAAACACCGACGCCCGCCGCTCTTCGGTCAGTAG
- a CDS encoding MFS transporter codes for MAIQKSAADVQAPRVNSERLSWKIKLLYGAPNFAGAALIIPILVNMPKFYADVVLVPLGFLAIAIALARSLDAISDPVVGWISDRTRTRLGRRRPYLILGAPLCGLAFWKMLSPPQHLTGNQAALWFGVTFTLYFIFHTIYNLPHYALGPELTLDYHERSSLFGVRESFTILGTIVAAAAPGVMMKAFGWDERHVFRVLGVTFAIILTVLYWLLAWQVRERPDFSMRESNPFVPGVRRALRNRPFIILLASYVVSSITGAIPATLLPFFNAYVLQPKNPGLWLSFELLGYFGVGFLCLPLWVAAARRWGKLPAWLASFAMNVTGGGAMYFLGKGDTTALIVLISWAGAAFGAGLFLGPSMQADVIDYDELYTGKRREAQYTAFWSILPKFVAIPSAVVPIAILGELGYLPNAVQSPEVIVAIKAMFALLPALCAVLAFMIAWRFPITEKVHRAILEGVDRHAQGLDAIDPLTGRTVPPPQAGPVDEATGWFLDNFSAGELRRHLKKRGLSSLRDVLVSAAGAIALSVFAAIYAISCARAPGTDPGALASLSVVAAGFALAVFVFHLLRISAALRLSTGNVPPAAIRAHLDGAA; via the coding sequence ATGGCTATCCAGAAAAGCGCGGCGGACGTTCAAGCGCCGCGGGTCAATTCCGAGCGCCTTTCCTGGAAAATCAAGCTTCTCTACGGCGCGCCCAACTTCGCCGGCGCCGCGCTCATCATTCCGATTCTCGTCAACATGCCCAAGTTCTACGCCGATGTGGTCCTGGTGCCGCTCGGCTTCCTGGCGATCGCGATCGCTCTGGCGCGCTCGCTCGATGCCATCAGCGATCCGGTCGTCGGATGGATTTCCGATCGTACCCGCACCCGTCTCGGCCGCCGCCGCCCCTATCTCATCCTAGGGGCGCCGCTTTGCGGCCTTGCATTCTGGAAGATGCTAAGTCCGCCGCAGCACTTGACCGGAAACCAGGCGGCGCTTTGGTTCGGGGTCACCTTCACGCTGTATTTCATATTTCACACGATCTACAACCTGCCGCACTACGCGCTGGGTCCCGAACTCACTCTCGACTACCACGAACGCTCTAGCCTGTTCGGGGTTCGCGAGTCGTTTACCATTTTGGGCACCATCGTCGCGGCCGCCGCCCCGGGCGTGATGATGAAAGCGTTTGGCTGGGACGAGCGGCATGTCTTTCGTGTGCTCGGCGTCACCTTCGCGATCATCCTCACTGTCTTGTACTGGCTGTTGGCGTGGCAGGTGCGCGAACGCCCCGACTTCTCGATGCGCGAATCCAACCCGTTCGTACCCGGAGTAAGGCGCGCGCTGCGCAACCGCCCGTTTATCATCCTGCTCGCCAGCTACGTAGTTTCGTCGATCACCGGCGCGATTCCGGCCACCCTGCTGCCTTTCTTCAATGCCTACGTACTGCAGCCGAAAAACCCCGGGCTGTGGCTCTCGTTTGAGTTGCTCGGCTACTTCGGCGTCGGCTTCCTGTGCCTGCCGTTGTGGGTTGCCGCGGCCCGGCGCTGGGGCAAGCTTCCCGCCTGGCTCGCCAGCTTCGCGATGAATGTGACGGGCGGCGGCGCCATGTACTTTCTTGGCAAAGGCGACACGACCGCATTGATAGTCCTGATTTCTTGGGCAGGTGCCGCATTCGGCGCGGGCTTGTTTCTGGGGCCTTCGATGCAGGCCGATGTGATCGACTACGACGAGCTGTATACCGGCAAGCGGCGGGAGGCCCAGTACACCGCGTTCTGGAGCATCCTCCCGAAGTTCGTCGCAATTCCGAGCGCAGTGGTCCCCATCGCGATCCTCGGAGAACTCGGATACCTGCCCAACGCGGTGCAATCGCCGGAAGTGATAGTTGCAATCAAGGCGATGTTCGCGTTGTTGCCGGCATTGTGCGCGGTGCTGGCGTTTATGATCGCGTGGAGATTTCCCATCACGGAAAAGGTCCATCGCGCGATACTCGAGGGGGTCGATCGGCATGCACAGGGTCTCGACGCGATTGATCCGCTTACCGGGCGGACCGTGCCTCCTCCCCAAGCGGGTCCGGTGGACGAAGCAACCGGATGGTTCCTCGATAACTTTTCCGCTGGCGAATTACGCCGCCATTTGAAGAAGCGTGGACTTTCTTCGCTGCGCGACGTGTTGGTGTCTGCCGCCGGGGCGATCGCATTGTCGGTGTTTGCTGCGATCTACGCGATCTCTTGCGCCCGCGCCCCTGGAACCGACCCGGGAGCCCTCGCGTCACTCAGCGTGGTCGCCGCGGGCTTCGCGCTAGCAGTTTTCGTATTCCACCTCCTGCGTATTAGCGCCGCTCTGCGCCTAAGCACCGGCAACGTCCCACCGGCTGCGATCCGCGCCCATCTGGATGGTGCGGCCTGA
- the glk gene encoding glucokinase: MILAGDIGGTHARIATFTLDGGRVKLAREQIYPSHEHQNLESALRVFLTTHKVTVTTACFGVAGPVRKGIAVLPNLGWTVDASSLAHVIGIERAGVINDLEANAYGIAALGASDLSVINPGAADAIGNAAVISAGTGLGEAGLYWDGKILRPFACEGGHADFAPSDPYQTEMLAWLQKQYTHVSWERALSGEGIFNVYRFLRDTGRGEEPVWLREELKNGDPPPVITRAALEKRSALCEMALDLFIILLGAEAANLALKIMATGGVYLGGGIVPRILSKLKEPAFMRSFTHKGRMSDLLSAIPVKVILNDSAALLGAARCAALAAGLL, translated from the coding sequence ATGATCCTCGCGGGTGATATCGGCGGGACTCACGCACGAATCGCCACCTTCACCCTTGACGGCGGGCGGGTCAAGCTCGCCCGCGAACAAATCTATCCCTCGCACGAGCACCAGAATCTCGAAAGTGCTCTCAGGGTGTTCTTGACCACTCATAAGGTAACGGTAACCACGGCTTGTTTCGGGGTTGCGGGACCGGTGCGCAAAGGAATTGCGGTGCTGCCCAATCTCGGATGGACAGTAGATGCATCGTCGCTTGCGCATGTGATCGGAATCGAACGGGCGGGCGTCATCAACGATCTCGAAGCCAACGCCTACGGGATCGCTGCGCTCGGTGCTTCCGACTTAAGCGTCATCAACCCCGGTGCTGCTGATGCTATCGGCAATGCGGCGGTGATCTCCGCGGGAACCGGGCTGGGCGAGGCGGGTCTCTACTGGGACGGAAAAATCCTGCGGCCCTTTGCGTGCGAAGGCGGCCATGCGGATTTCGCACCGAGCGACCCGTACCAGACCGAAATGCTCGCGTGGTTACAGAAGCAGTACACGCATGTGAGCTGGGAACGTGCGCTCTCGGGCGAGGGAATTTTCAATGTCTATCGCTTCCTGCGGGACACCGGGCGGGGCGAAGAGCCGGTCTGGCTGAGGGAAGAACTTAAGAATGGGGACCCGCCCCCGGTCATCACCAGAGCGGCCCTGGAAAAAAGGTCCGCGTTATGCGAAATGGCGCTCGATCTGTTCATCATCCTGTTAGGCGCCGAGGCCGCGAACCTTGCGCTCAAGATCATGGCCACCGGTGGCGTCTATCTGGGCGGCGGGATAGTTCCGCGCATTCTCAGCAAGCTTAAGGAACCGGCCTTCATGCGCTCATTCACCCACAAAGGGCGGATGAGCGATTTGTTAAGCGCGATTCCCGTCAAGGTCATCCTCAACGACAGTGCCGCGTTGTTGGGCGCGGCCCGCTGCGCAGCACTAGCCGCCGGACTGCTCTGA
- the zwf gene encoding glucose-6-phosphate dehydrogenase yields the protein MDRQIGKDMAIAQESPVTMAATARVGDPCLVVIFGAAGDLTKRKLVPALYNLLTQKLLPDRFAVIGVTSAEYSDSEFRAKLSADIREFATTKVDEQLWSWFDERVHYVAGDFHDPNLYQKLKASLAAVDKQQRTAGNYLFYLATAPQFFGEIIGQLGRAALTTEENGQWRRVIIEKPFGRDLDSARALNKEIKKTLDESQIYRIDHYLGKETVQNMLVFRFGNGIFEPVWNRRYIDHVQITVAETVGVELRGGYYDQSGALRDMVPNHTLQLVAMTAMEPPISFDSEAVRDEKAKVLHAIQILSPEAVLTHAVRGQYGPGITDGKREPGYRTEAQVNPQSSTETFVAVQLAIDNWRWAGVPFYVRTGKRLARRVTEIAIQFKRAPKLLFKEAGIDEMSANMVVMHIQPDEGISLRFSAKVPGPTVTLGAVNMNFEYSQYFGAAPATGYETLLLDCMIGDPTLFQRDDMVEAGWRVVEPMLDVWKALPPRDFPNYASGTWGPSESDHLLEREGRHWRIIG from the coding sequence ATGGACCGGCAAATAGGGAAGGACATGGCGATTGCACAGGAGAGTCCCGTTACTATGGCTGCCACGGCGCGCGTCGGTGACCCCTGCCTCGTAGTGATTTTTGGTGCGGCGGGTGATCTCACCAAGCGCAAGTTGGTCCCCGCGCTCTACAACCTGCTCACCCAAAAGCTGCTACCCGACCGGTTTGCGGTGATTGGAGTGACTTCGGCCGAATATTCGGATAGTGAATTTCGCGCAAAGCTTTCAGCCGATATCCGCGAATTCGCGACCACCAAGGTGGACGAGCAGCTGTGGAGCTGGTTCGACGAACGCGTGCACTACGTGGCCGGCGATTTTCACGACCCTAATCTGTACCAAAAGCTGAAAGCGTCGCTGGCGGCGGTCGACAAGCAGCAACGCACCGCCGGAAATTACCTCTTCTATCTCGCGACCGCGCCGCAGTTTTTCGGCGAGATCATCGGCCAGCTTGGTCGCGCCGCGCTTACCACCGAGGAAAACGGCCAGTGGCGCCGCGTGATTATCGAGAAGCCCTTCGGCCGCGATCTTGATTCCGCGCGCGCACTCAACAAGGAAATCAAAAAGACCCTGGATGAAAGCCAGATCTACCGCATCGATCATTACCTCGGCAAAGAGACCGTGCAGAACATGCTGGTGTTCCGGTTTGGCAACGGAATCTTCGAGCCGGTGTGGAACCGCCGCTATATCGACCACGTGCAGATAACCGTCGCCGAGACGGTCGGGGTCGAGTTGCGCGGCGGCTACTACGATCAATCGGGCGCGCTGCGCGACATGGTCCCCAACCATACACTGCAGCTGGTCGCGATGACCGCAATGGAACCGCCGATTTCGTTCGACTCCGAAGCGGTTCGCGATGAGAAGGCCAAGGTCTTGCACGCGATCCAGATACTCTCGCCGGAAGCGGTTCTCACCCACGCGGTGCGCGGCCAATACGGTCCCGGAATCACGGACGGCAAGCGAGAACCCGGCTATCGCACGGAAGCGCAGGTCAATCCGCAATCCTCGACCGAAACCTTCGTCGCGGTGCAGCTAGCGATCGACAACTGGCGATGGGCGGGGGTGCCGTTTTACGTGCGCACCGGTAAGCGACTGGCGAGACGGGTTACCGAAATTGCGATTCAGTTCAAGCGCGCGCCCAAGCTGCTGTTCAAAGAAGCGGGCATAGACGAGATGTCCGCCAACATGGTGGTGATGCATATCCAGCCGGATGAAGGAATCTCACTGCGCTTCAGCGCCAAGGTTCCGGGGCCGACCGTAACGCTGGGCGCGGTCAACATGAACTTCGAATATTCACAGTACTTCGGTGCGGCACCGGCAACCGGATACGAGACACTACTGCTCGACTGCATGATCGGCGATCCGACGCTGTTTCAGCGCGACGACATGGTCGAAGCGGGGTGGCGGGTGGTGGAACCAATGCTCGATGTATGGAAAGCACTGCCGCCGCGGGATTTCCCGAACTACGCGTCAGGCACCTGGGGTCCGTCCGAATCAGATCATCTATTGGAACGTGAAGGCCGTCACTGGCGCATCATTGGCTGA
- the gnd gene encoding decarboxylating 6-phosphogluconate dehydrogenase: MQMGMIGLGRMGANMVRRLLKGGHECVVFDMNKSAVAELVKEGAIGAASLDELTTKLKKPRTTWMMVPAGVVEQTLADLNKRFEKDDIIVDGGNSYYIDDLRRAKMLRTKGIHYVDSGTSGGVWGLERGYCQMIGGEPDVVKHLDPLFSTLAPPLDSAPRTPGREKSKPTTAEHGYLHCGGNGAGHFVKMVHNGIEYGIMAAYAEGLNILRHANVGKLKETTDAETTPLRDPEHYQYDFDLTEIAEVWRRGSVIASWLLDLTAQALLDDPKLQKFTGKVSDSGEGRWTVDAAIDEGVPAYVLSAALYERFSSRGAAEFADKLLSAMRYEFGGHLEKSK, from the coding sequence ATGCAGATGGGTATGATTGGCCTCGGCCGAATGGGCGCGAACATGGTACGACGGCTGCTCAAGGGCGGTCACGAATGCGTCGTGTTCGACATGAACAAGAGTGCAGTTGCGGAGCTGGTCAAGGAGGGTGCGATCGGCGCCGCATCACTCGATGAGTTGACCACTAAGCTTAAGAAGCCGCGCACCACCTGGATGATGGTTCCGGCCGGGGTGGTGGAACAGACCCTGGCGGACCTGAATAAGCGCTTTGAGAAGGACGACATCATCGTCGATGGCGGCAACTCCTACTACATCGACGACCTGCGCCGCGCGAAGATGCTCCGGACCAAGGGCATTCACTATGTCGATTCCGGCACCAGCGGTGGAGTGTGGGGACTCGAACGGGGCTATTGCCAGATGATCGGTGGCGAGCCCGACGTGGTGAAGCATCTGGATCCGCTGTTCAGTACGCTGGCGCCGCCGCTCGACTCCGCGCCGCGCACCCCGGGTCGCGAAAAGTCAAAGCCGACGACCGCGGAACACGGCTACCTGCATTGCGGCGGCAACGGAGCGGGCCATTTCGTAAAGATGGTTCACAACGGAATCGAATACGGCATCATGGCGGCATACGCCGAGGGCCTGAACATTCTGCGCCACGCCAACGTCGGCAAGCTTAAGGAGACAACTGACGCGGAAACGACCCCGCTGCGCGACCCCGAACACTATCAATACGATTTCGACCTGACGGAAATTGCCGAAGTGTGGCGGCGCGGGAGCGTGATCGCATCGTGGCTGCTTGATTTGACGGCACAGGCGCTGCTTGACGATCCAAAGCTCCAGAAGTTCACGGGAAAGGTTTCAGATTCGGGCGAGGGACGCTGGACGGTGGATGCCGCAATCGATGAGGGCGTACCAGCGTACGTTCTGAGCGCAGCCTTGTACGAGCGTTTCAGCTCGCGTGGCGCCGCCGAGTTTGCTGACAAGCTGCTGTCGGCCATGCGCTATGAATTCGGCGGGCATCTAGAGAAGTCGAAGTAA